The proteins below are encoded in one region of Stenotrophomonas bentonitica:
- a CDS encoding response regulator, whose protein sequence is MSALQGLRVLVVENDEMSASLLDMQLVQLGAVVVGMAGAVTEAVQLVKDHAPQVVLLDYRLANNETSDPVAELLTARGIPFVVATGMAAHQLPEAFRAGVVLVKPYLGKELEAALLKALLGNPVAS, encoded by the coding sequence ATGAGCGCGTTGCAGGGCCTGCGGGTACTGGTGGTCGAAAACGACGAGATGAGTGCCTCGCTGCTGGACATGCAGTTGGTGCAGCTCGGTGCTGTCGTGGTCGGCATGGCGGGAGCGGTCACCGAGGCCGTGCAGCTGGTCAAGGACCACGCGCCACAGGTGGTGCTGCTCGATTACCGCCTGGCCAACAATGAAACCAGTGACCCGGTCGCCGAACTGCTGACCGCGCGCGGCATTCCGTTCGTGGTGGCCACCGGCATGGCAGCCCATCAGCTGCCCGAGGCATTCCGCGCCGGCGTGGTGCTGGTCAAGCCGTACCTGGGCAAGGAACTGGAAGCGGCGCTGCTGAAGGCGCTGCTCGGGAACCCGGTCGCCAGCTGA
- a CDS encoding SOS response-associated peptidase family protein — protein sequence MCYSAQIRADYTKLVREFGATLSLDEFAQLYAHDAGKQRPKTPKAMDDGFVGARTPLGQDIVAKIQQWHAEEMQTLDQELRVQGARLKQAEESLAHRPTQKARNEIRIAGNRIDRAQARLADLHRSGLLPRDSRIFPGVYAPVIVSEHGQRVIKPMRYQCRLPDKPARNDALYPGTYNARRDSLEAYWKNAFGHHHGVVVVQSFYEHVPRHAMEQRTLAPGESAQNVVLEFRPRPQRDLLIACLWSEWEGPEGRLLSFAAITDEPPRDVADAGHDRCIVPIRRENLDAWLNPDPDNLGALYRILDDREPVELGYEEAA from the coding sequence ATGTGCTATTCCGCCCAGATCCGCGCCGACTACACCAAGCTCGTCCGTGAGTTCGGCGCCACCCTGTCGCTGGACGAATTCGCCCAGCTCTACGCGCACGACGCCGGCAAGCAGCGCCCGAAAACCCCCAAGGCCATGGACGACGGCTTCGTCGGCGCGCGCACCCCGCTCGGCCAGGACATCGTGGCCAAGATCCAGCAGTGGCACGCCGAAGAAATGCAGACCCTCGACCAGGAGCTGCGCGTCCAGGGCGCACGCCTGAAGCAGGCCGAAGAAAGCCTGGCGCACCGCCCCACCCAGAAGGCACGCAACGAGATCCGCATTGCCGGCAACCGCATCGACCGCGCGCAGGCGCGGCTGGCCGACCTGCACCGCAGTGGCCTGCTGCCGCGCGATAGCCGCATTTTCCCGGGCGTGTACGCGCCGGTGATCGTCTCCGAGCACGGCCAGCGCGTGATCAAACCGATGCGCTACCAATGCCGCCTGCCCGACAAGCCCGCCCGCAACGACGCGCTCTACCCCGGCACCTACAACGCCCGCCGCGACAGCCTGGAGGCGTACTGGAAGAATGCCTTCGGCCACCATCATGGCGTAGTGGTGGTGCAGTCGTTCTACGAGCATGTGCCGCGGCACGCCATGGAACAGCGCACGCTGGCGCCGGGCGAAAGCGCGCAGAACGTAGTACTGGAGTTTCGTCCCCGACCGCAGCGCGATCTGTTGATCGCCTGCCTGTGGTCGGAATGGGAAGGCCCCGAAGGTCGCCTGCTCTCGTTCGCCGCAATTACCGACGAACCGCCACGCGACGTGGCGGACGCCGGACACGACCGCTGCATCGTGCCGATCCGGCGCGAGAACCTGGATGCCTGGTTGAACCCGGACCCCGACAACCTCGGCGCGCTGTACCGGATCCTCGACGATCGCGAGCCGGTGGAGCTGGGTTACGAAGAAGCGGCGTAA
- a CDS encoding copper-transporting P-type ATPase: MNAPHSCCSAHLAKPAIPASAIPPGTRYTCPMDPEIVQDGPGTCPICGMALEPMMPSLDDGENPELTDFRRRFWWSLPLSVATFLLAMLAMTPLLHALSPSLRVWIEFALATPVVLWAGWPFLQRWAQSIRNRSPNMWTLIGTGVLAAYGYSVVATVAPGLFPPSFQQHGHVGVYFEAAAVIISLTLLGQLMELRARAQTSAAIKALLGLAPKTARVLRDDGREEDVEIASLRPGDRLRVRPGEKVPVDGSVLEGRSSVDESMLTGEPVPVAKAVGDTVIGATLNGTGSLVIRAERLGDDSMLAQIVQLVAQAQRSRAPMQRMADKVAYWFVLAVLGVAVLTFFGWGLFGPDPSWTHAVLSAVAVLIIACPCALGLATPMTIMVATGRAAQHGVLFRDAEAIEALRTVDTLVVDKTGTLTEGRPAFREAIAVAGFNADQVQHWAASLDQGSEHPLAAAIVAEARARGQALATVHDFDSLTGLGVRGTVDGKALLLGNATLMREHGIALEPVQADADRLRRTAASVMYLGVDGTLAGIIAVADPIKASTAEAITQLHADGIRIVMATGDGTATAEAVARELGLDEVHGEMRPADKAELIRTLQAQRRIVAMAGDGINDAPALASANVGIAMGNGTDVAMSSAQVTLVKGDLRGILRARQLSTASVRNMRQNLGFAFLYNGLGIPVAAGVLYPLGITLSPMLAAVAMSLSSVSVISNALRLRHQRVSNA, encoded by the coding sequence ATGAACGCTCCGCACAGCTGCTGCTCGGCGCATCTTGCAAAACCGGCCATCCCCGCTTCGGCAATACCACCCGGCACCCGTTACACCTGCCCGATGGATCCCGAGATCGTGCAGGACGGCCCCGGCACCTGCCCGATCTGCGGCATGGCGCTCGAGCCGATGATGCCCAGCCTGGACGACGGCGAGAACCCGGAGCTCACCGATTTCCGTCGGCGCTTCTGGTGGAGCCTGCCGCTGAGCGTGGCCACGTTCCTGCTGGCGATGCTGGCGATGACGCCGCTTCTGCACGCGCTCTCCCCATCGCTGCGGGTCTGGATCGAGTTCGCCCTCGCCACCCCGGTAGTGCTGTGGGCCGGCTGGCCGTTCCTGCAGCGCTGGGCGCAGTCGATCCGCAACCGCAGCCCCAACATGTGGACGCTGATCGGCACCGGCGTGCTGGCGGCCTATGGCTACAGCGTGGTCGCCACCGTTGCCCCCGGTCTGTTCCCGCCCTCCTTCCAGCAGCATGGCCATGTCGGCGTGTACTTCGAAGCGGCAGCGGTGATCATCTCGCTCACACTGCTCGGCCAGCTGATGGAACTGCGCGCCCGTGCGCAGACCTCGGCAGCGATCAAGGCGCTGCTCGGCCTGGCACCGAAAACCGCGCGCGTGCTGCGCGACGATGGCCGCGAGGAAGACGTGGAGATCGCCTCCCTGCGGCCCGGCGACCGCCTGCGCGTGCGGCCCGGCGAGAAGGTGCCGGTGGACGGCAGCGTGCTGGAAGGCCGCTCGAGCGTGGACGAATCGATGCTGACCGGCGAGCCGGTGCCTGTCGCCAAGGCCGTGGGCGATACGGTCATCGGCGCCACCCTCAACGGCACCGGCAGCCTGGTGATCCGCGCCGAAAGGCTGGGCGACGACAGCATGCTGGCGCAGATCGTGCAGCTGGTCGCGCAGGCACAACGTTCGCGCGCACCGATGCAGCGCATGGCCGACAAGGTGGCGTACTGGTTCGTGCTGGCCGTGCTCGGCGTGGCGGTGCTCACGTTCTTCGGCTGGGGCCTGTTCGGTCCGGACCCGTCGTGGACGCACGCCGTGCTCAGCGCGGTGGCGGTGCTGATCATCGCCTGCCCCTGCGCACTCGGCCTGGCTACGCCGATGACGATCATGGTCGCCACCGGTCGCGCCGCACAGCACGGCGTACTGTTCCGCGACGCCGAAGCGATCGAGGCCCTGCGCACGGTCGACACGCTGGTGGTGGACAAGACCGGCACGCTGACCGAAGGCCGCCCGGCCTTCCGCGAGGCGATTGCCGTTGCCGGCTTCAACGCCGACCAGGTCCAGCACTGGGCCGCCAGCCTGGACCAGGGCAGCGAGCATCCGCTGGCGGCGGCGATTGTTGCCGAAGCGCGTGCGCGCGGCCAGGCGCTCGCCACCGTGCACGATTTCGATTCGCTCACCGGACTGGGCGTGCGCGGCACCGTGGACGGCAAGGCATTGCTGCTCGGTAATGCCACGCTGATGCGCGAACACGGCATCGCGCTGGAACCGGTGCAGGCCGATGCAGACCGCCTGCGTCGCACCGCCGCCAGCGTCATGTACCTCGGCGTCGACGGCACCCTTGCCGGCATCATCGCGGTGGCCGATCCGATCAAGGCCTCCACCGCCGAAGCCATCACGCAGCTGCACGCCGACGGCATCCGCATCGTGATGGCCACCGGCGACGGCACCGCCACTGCCGAAGCAGTCGCGCGCGAGCTCGGCCTGGACGAAGTGCACGGCGAAATGCGCCCGGCCGACAAGGCCGAACTGATCCGCACTCTGCAGGCGCAGAGACGCATCGTGGCGATGGCCGGCGACGGCATCAACGACGCCCCCGCGCTGGCCAGTGCCAACGTCGGCATCGCGATGGGCAACGGCACCGACGTGGCGATGTCGAGCGCGCAGGTCACGCTGGTCAAGGGCGATCTGCGTGGCATCCTGCGTGCGCGCCAGCTGTCCACCGCCAGCGTGCGCAACATGCGCCAGAACCTGGGCTTTGCCTTCCTCTATAACGGTCTGGGCATTCCGGTGGCGGCCGGCGTGCTGTATCCACTGGGCATCACGCTGTCGCCGATGCTCGCTGCGGTGGCGATGAGCCTGAGTTCGGTGTCGGTGATCAGCAACGCGCTGCGGCTTCGCCATCAGCGTGTGTCGAATGCATGA
- a CDS encoding GlxA family transcriptional regulator: MDASFPTSSSNPKPTSPTLMEVAVLEYPGSLRAAAPVLSELAQRCNRTAAAGKRSGARMLVTRWTLSTRGHGMQRVAGAELFGDAPPSVIVVPGNEPSWPLMQGDERMLTWLRDCHDAGSLLAGCEEGGLLLASAGILTGRSVSLPDLSRCPTLAAVVPSWQPSERALVDDGDLLTSSGPDAWKYISLRLLARIYGQSVMSAAIQQLQLVIPRGVQEDLERFSPNFAHGDRGILKAQRWLHSIAARGVTLQDICDAAGLEPRTLQRRFLKATGLRPIAYCQRLRIAKAQLLLQGGGAVDEVSWAVGYSDQSAFRRLFLRIVGVTPARYRRQIFAQRRERLRTALPHMQGEPLRPAA; this comes from the coding sequence ATGGATGCATCTTTCCCCACCTCATCGTCGAACCCCAAGCCAACCTCGCCGACCCTCATGGAAGTCGCGGTGCTCGAATACCCCGGCAGCCTGCGCGCTGCCGCGCCCGTGCTGTCCGAGCTGGCCCAGCGCTGCAACCGTACGGCGGCGGCCGGCAAACGCTCGGGCGCGCGGATGCTGGTCACCCGCTGGACGCTGTCCACGCGCGGGCACGGCATGCAGCGCGTGGCCGGGGCCGAACTGTTCGGCGACGCCCCGCCATCGGTGATCGTGGTGCCGGGCAACGAGCCGAGCTGGCCGCTGATGCAGGGCGACGAGCGCATGCTGACCTGGCTGCGCGACTGCCATGACGCCGGCAGCCTGCTGGCCGGTTGCGAGGAGGGCGGCCTGCTGCTGGCCTCGGCCGGGATCCTGACCGGCCGCTCGGTGAGCCTGCCGGACCTGTCGCGCTGCCCGACGCTGGCCGCCGTGGTGCCGAGCTGGCAGCCGAGCGAGCGTGCCCTGGTCGACGACGGCGACCTGCTCACCTCGTCCGGCCCGGACGCCTGGAAGTACATCAGCCTGCGTCTCCTGGCCCGGATCTACGGGCAGAGCGTGATGAGCGCGGCGATCCAGCAGCTGCAGCTGGTCATTCCGCGCGGCGTGCAGGAAGACCTGGAGCGCTTCAGCCCGAACTTCGCCCACGGCGACCGCGGCATCCTCAAGGCGCAGCGCTGGCTGCACAGCATCGCCGCCCGTGGGGTGACCCTGCAGGACATCTGCGATGCGGCCGGGCTGGAACCGCGCACCCTGCAGCGGCGCTTTCTCAAGGCCACCGGCCTGCGTCCGATCGCGTACTGCCAGCGCCTGCGCATCGCCAAGGCACAGCTGCTGCTGCAGGGCGGTGGTGCGGTGGACGAAGTGTCGTGGGCGGTGGGCTACTCGGACCAGAGCGCGTTCCGTCGCCTGTTCCTGCGCATCGTCGGGGTGACCCCGGCGCGCTACCGCCGCCAGATCTTCGCGCAGCGCCGCGAGCGCCTTCGGACTGCGCTGCCGCACATGCAGGGCGAGCCGCTGCGGCCGGCCGCCTGA
- a CDS encoding heavy metal-responsive transcriptional regulator: MNIGQLARQAGVPIDTVRYYERQHLLATAQRSAGGYRVFSDTDLTRLRFIRRAKALGFTLEEIGELLRLSDHRGQDMAQVRDTAVHKLQDIEQRIAELQRMQAALGQLVDACPGHGDLEQCPILAALTEPRA; the protein is encoded by the coding sequence GTGAACATAGGACAGCTCGCACGCCAGGCCGGCGTGCCCATCGACACCGTGCGCTACTACGAGCGCCAGCACCTGCTCGCCACTGCCCAGCGCAGTGCCGGCGGCTACCGGGTGTTTTCCGACACCGACCTGACCCGCCTGCGCTTCATCCGCCGCGCCAAGGCGCTGGGCTTCACCCTGGAAGAGATCGGCGAACTGCTCCGGCTCAGCGACCACCGTGGCCAGGACATGGCCCAGGTCCGCGACACCGCCGTTCACAAACTGCAGGACATCGAGCAGCGCATCGCCGAACTGCAGCGCATGCAGGCCGCGCTCGGCCAGCTGGTGGATGCCTGCCCCGGCCACGGCGATCTGGAACAGTGCCCGATCCTGGCCGCACTGACGGAGCCGCGCGCATGA